In the Ursus arctos isolate Adak ecotype North America unplaced genomic scaffold, UrsArc2.0 scaffold_19, whole genome shotgun sequence genome, one interval contains:
- the TK2 gene encoding thymidine kinase 2, mitochondrial isoform X6, protein MSLEDIFRPGNRENEKEKKSVVCVEGNIASGKTTCLEFFSNTTEVEVLQEPVPKWRNVRGHNPLGLMYRDACRWGLTLQTYVQLTMLEHHTRPQTSPVRLMERSIHSARYIFVENLYRSGKMPEVDYVILSEWFDWIVRNIDMSVDLIVYLRTTPETCYQRLRLRCREEETVIPLEYLNAIHHLYEEWLIKGALFPVTAPVLVIEADHDMQKMLKLFEQNRDRILTPENQKRGS, encoded by the exons ATGTCACTGGAAGACATTTTTAGGCCAGGGA atagagaaaatgaaaaagagaaaaaatcagtG GTTTGTGTTGAGGGCAACATTGCAAGCGGGAAGACGACGTGCCTCGAGTTCTTCTCCAACACAACAGAAGTTGAG gTGTTACAGGAGCCAGTGCCCAAGTGGAGAAATGTCCGAGGTCATAATCCTCTG GGTCTGATGTACCGCGATGCCTGTCGATGGGGCCTCACGCTGCAGACGTACGTGCAGCTCACCATGCTGGAACACCACACTCGTCCTCAG acaTCACCTGTACGGTTGATGGAGCGGTCGATTCACAGCGCAAGATATATTTTTGTAGAAAACCTATACAGAAG TGGGAAGATGCCTGAAGTGGACTATGTGATTCTGTCGGAATGGTTTGACTGGATTGTGAGGAACATCGACATGTCTGTTGATCTGATAG tgtATCTCCGGACCACTCCTGAGACCTGTTACCAGAGATTGCGGCTGAGATGCAGGGAAGAGGAGACAGTCATTCCCCTG GAATACCTGAATGCTATTCACCACCTCTATGAGGAGTGGCTCATCAAAGGGGCCCTTTTCCCTGTGACAGCCCCTGTTCTG GTGATTGAGGCTGACCACGACATGCAGAAAATGTTAAAACTCTTTGAACAAAACCGGGACCGAATATTAACTCCAGAGAATCAGAAGCGTGGTTCATAG
- the TK2 gene encoding thymidine kinase 2, mitochondrial isoform X3 yields MLLRPLWSCVARALRREGPGSPAPGTRGAQRRAWPRDRENEKEKKSVVCVEGNIASGKTTCLEFFSNTTEVEVLQEPVPKWRNVRGHNPLGLMYRDACRWGLTLQTYVQLTMLEHHTRPQTSPVRLMERSIHSARYIFVENLYRSGKMPEVDYVILSEWFDWIVRNIDMSVDLIVYLRTTPETCYQRLRLRCREEETVIPLEYLNAIHHLYEEWLIKGALFPVTAPVLVIEADHDMQKMLKLFEQNRDRILTPENQKRGS; encoded by the exons ATGCTGCTGCGGCCGCTGTGGAGCTGCGTCGCCCGGGCGCTGCGGCGCGAGGGGCCTGGGAGCCCCGCCCCGGGGACGCGGGGGGCGCAGCGCCGGGCCTGGCCTCGCG atagagaaaatgaaaaagagaaaaaatcagtG GTTTGTGTTGAGGGCAACATTGCAAGCGGGAAGACGACGTGCCTCGAGTTCTTCTCCAACACAACAGAAGTTGAG gTGTTACAGGAGCCAGTGCCCAAGTGGAGAAATGTCCGAGGTCATAATCCTCTG GGTCTGATGTACCGCGATGCCTGTCGATGGGGCCTCACGCTGCAGACGTACGTGCAGCTCACCATGCTGGAACACCACACTCGTCCTCAG acaTCACCTGTACGGTTGATGGAGCGGTCGATTCACAGCGCAAGATATATTTTTGTAGAAAACCTATACAGAAG TGGGAAGATGCCTGAAGTGGACTATGTGATTCTGTCGGAATGGTTTGACTGGATTGTGAGGAACATCGACATGTCTGTTGATCTGATAG tgtATCTCCGGACCACTCCTGAGACCTGTTACCAGAGATTGCGGCTGAGATGCAGGGAAGAGGAGACAGTCATTCCCCTG GAATACCTGAATGCTATTCACCACCTCTATGAGGAGTGGCTCATCAAAGGGGCCCTTTTCCCTGTGACAGCCCCTGTTCTG GTGATTGAGGCTGACCACGACATGCAGAAAATGTTAAAACTCTTTGAACAAAACCGGGACCGAATATTAACTCCAGAGAATCAGAAGCGTGGTTCATAG
- the TK2 gene encoding thymidine kinase 2, mitochondrial isoform X5: MIFSLLCDHPTVSLPQRRLRWPLLPDRENEKEKKSVVCVEGNIASGKTTCLEFFSNTTEVEVLQEPVPKWRNVRGHNPLGLMYRDACRWGLTLQTYVQLTMLEHHTRPQTSPVRLMERSIHSARYIFVENLYRSGKMPEVDYVILSEWFDWIVRNIDMSVDLIVYLRTTPETCYQRLRLRCREEETVIPLEYLNAIHHLYEEWLIKGALFPVTAPVLVIEADHDMQKMLKLFEQNRDRILTPENQKRGS, encoded by the exons atagagaaaatgaaaaagagaaaaaatcagtG GTTTGTGTTGAGGGCAACATTGCAAGCGGGAAGACGACGTGCCTCGAGTTCTTCTCCAACACAACAGAAGTTGAG gTGTTACAGGAGCCAGTGCCCAAGTGGAGAAATGTCCGAGGTCATAATCCTCTG GGTCTGATGTACCGCGATGCCTGTCGATGGGGCCTCACGCTGCAGACGTACGTGCAGCTCACCATGCTGGAACACCACACTCGTCCTCAG acaTCACCTGTACGGTTGATGGAGCGGTCGATTCACAGCGCAAGATATATTTTTGTAGAAAACCTATACAGAAG TGGGAAGATGCCTGAAGTGGACTATGTGATTCTGTCGGAATGGTTTGACTGGATTGTGAGGAACATCGACATGTCTGTTGATCTGATAG tgtATCTCCGGACCACTCCTGAGACCTGTTACCAGAGATTGCGGCTGAGATGCAGGGAAGAGGAGACAGTCATTCCCCTG GAATACCTGAATGCTATTCACCACCTCTATGAGGAGTGGCTCATCAAAGGGGCCCTTTTCCCTGTGACAGCCCCTGTTCTG GTGATTGAGGCTGACCACGACATGCAGAAAATGTTAAAACTCTTTGAACAAAACCGGGACCGAATATTAACTCCAGAGAATCAGAAGCGTGGTTCATAG